The sequence CCGGAAAGGTGTGTTAATATTGAGCGAAATGGCGGGCGCTGCAAAAGAGTTAGGAGAAGCTATTTCTGTAAACCCGAATAATATTCCGGATACAGCCGAGGCTATTTATAAAGCGCTGGTTATGTCGGACAGCGAAAGCGAGAAAGCTATTACTACCATGCAACAACGCATTAAACGCTACGACATTCATAAATGGGCATCAGAGTTTATGAATGCACTTCATAAAACCATCGAGAAAAGATCTGAACATCATGCCCGGAAATTAACTGCAAGAATAAAAAATAAGATACAGACTGAATTTACCGAGGCAAAGTCAAGAGTATTGTTTTTGGATTACGACGGAACACTTCAACGTTTTTATGATAATCCACAGGCTGCCAGTCCGGATAAAGAACTTTATGGTCTTCTTGATAATATGGCAGAAGATAAAAAAACGAAGTTGGTACTGGTAAGCGGTCGCGACAGGGAAACATTTAATCGTTGGTTTGGCAATAAAAAATATACTTTGATTGCAGAGCACGGTGCATGGTTAAAAGAAGTTGACAAAGGATGGGTTGAGCGAAAACCTGTACATACCGAATGGAAAGAAAATATTTTACCGGTTCTTGAATCATATGTGGATCGTACACCAGGAAGTTTGATAGAAGAAAAAACCTACTCGCTGGTATGGCATTACCGAAGAGCAGATATAGAACTTGGAGTATTACGTGCTTTGGAGTTGGTGCATGATATTTCAAACTTAATTTTTAACCAGGATCTGGAAATTCTTGAAGGAAAGAAAGTTGTTGAAATTAAGGTTTCAGGTATTAATAAGGGAACTGCAGCTTCTGAATTCCTTTATGGAAATTCATCCGACTTTATTATGGCTTTAGGCGACGACTGGACTGATGAATTCCTGTTTAAAGAATTACCGGAACAGTCGCACACTGTTAAAGTGGGTAGCGAAAATTCGGCTGCCAAATATTACCTCAATAATTACAAAGAGGTTAGAAGTTTCTTAGGAAGTCTTGTAAAATGATAGTTAAAAAAAGAACTGTACAAAAGGTTTCTAATTATACTTAATCAATTTTCACTAGGTTGCGACCATGGATAATTTGAACTACGCAATGATCGGAAATTGCAAGAGTGCTGCATTAATTTCCGATAAAGGATCGATTGACTGGTGTTGTTTACCCGACTTTAACTCTTCGTCGGTATTTGCCAAAATTTTGGATGAAAAGAAAGGCGGGAGCCTTGAGTTTTTGGTTGATGACAGTTACGAGATAAAACAAACTTACATTAGAACAACAAATATTGTTTCCACATTTTTCAAAAATGAAGATTCGTGTTTTGAGGTGGTAGACTTTATGCCTCGTTATAAAACAAATGAGTTTGGCTACTTTACACCGCCCGAAATTATCCGTTACATCAAATACAAATGGGGCAAGCCAACTTTTAAAATCAGGTATAATCCAAAGGTTGAGTATGCACGGTTTAAAACCAATACGGTTGTTGATGAAGAATACATAAAATGTTATACTACAGAAGGTGATTATGACTCGCTGTATCTGTATACCGACCTTGATAAACAAGCGATTGTAAACGAAGATGAAATTACTTTAACCGATAACGCATTTGTACTTGTATCGTACGATCAAAAGTTGCTTAATCAAACGCTCGACAGGCAGTATCTGAAACTTCAGAAAACAAAAGTGTACTGGTTGGAGTGGGCTAATAAACTAACTTCTTTTACGAAGTACAACAGCGAGATTGTTAGAAGCGCACTGGTGTTGAAACTGTTGAGCTACGATAAATCGGGAGCCGTTTTAGCAGCGGCTACTACTTCGTTGCCCGAAACAATTGGGGAGGAACGGAACTGGGATTACCGTTTTTGCTGGATCCGCGATGCCTCGATGGTTATTAAAGTAATGTCGAGTTTGGGGCATCTGAATACCGTAAAACGATTCATGCGTTTTATTATCGATATCATTCCCGATAAGGATGAAAAGATACAGATTATGTACGGAATTAACCGCGAGAAAAAGCTTGAGGAAGAGGTGCTTGAGCATTTAAGTGGTTACCAGGATTCGTATCCGGTGCGGGTTGGAAATGCTGCTTACGTTCAAAAACAGAATGATATTTATGGAATTCTGATGGATGTGATTTACCAGCAATTTACAGAGTTTAAAATCTCGCTGGAAGACAGTGAATCGCTTTGGACAATTGTTAGAAGTATTGTTAAAACCGTTGCCAATAACTGGACCAAACCAGATAAGGGGATTTGGGAGATAAGAACGGATGAAAAACATTTTACCTTTTCAAAAGTACTTTGTTGGGTTGCAATCGACAGAGCAATAAAAATCGCTGACTTCATTCATAAAGATAACTACGTGAGTGAATGGCAATCGTTGGCGGATACTATTAAGTCGGATATTTTCGATAATGCCTGGAATGAAAAAGTGGGGGCATATACTCAAGCCTATGGTTCTGATGATTTGGATGCATCAACACTTTTAATGCAATCATACGGATTTATCGATGCAAAAGACGAAAGGTTTATTCGAACCGTTCAGGCAACCGAGCGTGAACTGTGTTATGAAG comes from uncultured Draconibacterium sp. and encodes:
- a CDS encoding glycoside hydrolase family 15 protein: MDNLNYAMIGNCKSAALISDKGSIDWCCLPDFNSSSVFAKILDEKKGGSLEFLVDDSYEIKQTYIRTTNIVSTFFKNEDSCFEVVDFMPRYKTNEFGYFTPPEIIRYIKYKWGKPTFKIRYNPKVEYARFKTNTVVDEEYIKCYTTEGDYDSLYLYTDLDKQAIVNEDEITLTDNAFVLVSYDQKLLNQTLDRQYLKLQKTKVYWLEWANKLTSFTKYNSEIVRSALVLKLLSYDKSGAVLAAATTSLPETIGEERNWDYRFCWIRDASMVIKVMSSLGHLNTVKRFMRFIIDIIPDKDEKIQIMYGINREKKLEEEVLEHLSGYQDSYPVRVGNAAYVQKQNDIYGILMDVIYQQFTEFKISLEDSESLWTIVRSIVKTVANNWTKPDKGIWEIRTDEKHFTFSKVLCWVAIDRAIKIADFIHKDNYVSEWQSLADTIKSDIFDNAWNEKVGAYTQAYGSDDLDASTLLMQSYGFIDAKDERFIRTVQATERELCYEGLMYRYKNQDDFGLPSSSFTICTFWLINALDATRQRKKAKKLFDQLLSYSNHVGLFSEDIDFKTKRLLGNFPQAYSHLALIETAINLAKGETTEDEQILDAIH